Genomic DNA from Bifidobacterium sp. ESL0769:
GACTGATTCGTTCAAAGCGTCGACGCGGCTCGTGGGTTCGTCGAAAAGCACCAACGAAGCGCCGGTCAGGAAGATCCTGGCGAGGCTGATGCGCTGACGCTCGCCTTCGGAAAGCCTGGAACCGAGCTCGCCCACTTGGGTGTTCAAACCGTCCGGCAACGCCTCGATGACCGTATCGATGGAAGCGCGTTGAAGCGCCTGATACATCTCGGAATCCGTGGCGCGCGGGTCTGCGACCAACAGATTGTCTCGAATCGTGCCGTCGAAAAGATAGGTGTCCTGATCCATCATCGTCTCGACGCGGCGACGATAATGCGCCTCGACATTCGGCAACGGCTCGCCGGAGAAATCGACGGAACCTTCTTGCGGATCCCAGTAGCGCATCATGAGTTTCAGAATCGTGGATTTGCCGTGTCCGGACGGGCCTTGCACACCAAGTATCCCTGAATGCAACGTGGTGAAATTGAAGTCTTTCAATACCAATGCCGAAGCGGGAATGGAGGTCGAACCGGCAGAAGAAAGCGGGTAGCCAAAAGTCACGTCTTTAAGCGAAACGGTTTCGAATTTCGGCTTGTCCTTTCCGGTTTCCTCGACCGCAGGCACTTCGTCGAAGAGGGCAAACATACGTCTGGCGGCGGCCAACGGCTGGTTGAGATTACCAGGCAAATCGCTCAAGGCGAGGGTCGGGCCGAACGAACTGAAAATAATCATGACCGCGACCACGCACATGGCCATCGAGACGGGATCGGCGGTAACGATACCGAACATGACCCTCACCGCGATAAACGTGGCGACGATGACCGAAACCGCGCCGAGCCCCCCGAACACACCGTCTTTACGGCTCAGCCTGCTCTCGAAAAGCCAAAGATTCTTGTCTTCGGCGATGATATCGGTCAGGCGGCGACGGCCTTGGTTGAACCTGATGATCTCGTCCATACCGTGCATGTCATCGACGAGCCTGTCACCAAGTTTGGCGGAATCGTTGCGAATTCGGGCACCGATTCCGCGCACGTTGCCCGCATAAAGACGCGGCAGCGCAACGCCGACAAACAGATGGGCGACAATCAGCAACAGCGCGAACCAAGGGTCTAAGGTGAAGAGCGCTATCGCGATCACCACCGAAGTCGTCAGCGCGATAATCACCGGTGAAATGGCGTGCGCGAAAAAGGTCTCCAACAATTCCACGTCGGAAGTCACCAGCGTGGTCAGGTCGCCCTTGCCCCGCCGCGCGAGTTTGGCGGGTGCGAGCCGACGAAGCGCTTCGAAGGCCTTGGAACGGAAGAGCGAGACCACGCGGAAACTCATTTCGTGGTTCATATATTCCTCGGCATAGTGCATAAGACTTTTAGCAATCGCACACACGGCGGCGGCAATGAGCGCGAAGGCGACGTTCACATCCCAGACGGGATGACCGAAAACCGCCATCAGCGCCAGCACGCCGAAAACAGGCATGAAGGTTTCCGCAAGGCGCTCGATGGTCCCGCAAACGCTTGCGCCCACGACGAACGGCGTCAGGCGACCGACGCAACCAAGCAGCCTCAGCGTCAGATGGAACGTCCCCATCTGTTTGTTCTCGCCGTGTGGACGGTTCGCGACATCGAGTATCGCTTCACTTTCATCGTGCCGTTTGGCCGGCTCGTAGGAACGCGTGCCATTGGAATGTCGGCTCCCGGCAGCGGCAAGAGCGGAATTATAGAGACCGGACGAAGCGACTCCGGATTTCCTCGTCGAAGTCTGGGTAACTGCAGATGCGGCACGTTTGGCGGAACCCACCGCCGCTTTGAGCGTTGCAGTATGGGTGCGCGCGGCTTCGGTTTTCACTGATTTACCGGCAGTAGCAGCCAAGCGATGGCGCGTCTGATGCCCTTGTTGCACCTGCGTTTCCGAAGACTCGGGGTCTCGAGTCTGGGAGGAACGATTGCCAAAATCATCGAAATCATCGTGACTCTGATAATCGAGCAACGCAAAATCAAACGGCCTGCGCACCTTGGGGTTGGCTGGCTGCGGCTTGGCGTAGGCACTCCCCCAGCTGTTGCGGTGCGAAACGTGCTCAATCGACGCCTGGGTTTCGAACATCGTGGCGTAGCGACCGCGGCTCGACATAAGTTCATCGTGCGTGCCGCTTTCAACGACCCGTCCGCCATCAAGAACGACAATATTATTCGCGTCACGTGCCTGTGTCAGACGATGAGTGATGACGATGACCGTTCGTGTGCGGGCCAAGTCACGAATCGCCACGTCAATCAGCGCTTCGCTTTCCGCATCGACGCTGCTCGTCGCCTCGTCAAAAACATAAATCGGGCTCTCGCGCAACAAAGCTCTGGCAATGGCCAACCTCTGACGCTGCCCGCCGGAAAGGTTGCTGGCATCCTGTTCGATACGCATATCGAGGCGTTGCGGCTGGGAATAAACGAAATCGTCAATGTGAGCGCCTTCGAGGGCAAGCCACATTTCGTTGGCCGTGGCATCGGGCTTGGCCATCAGCAGGTTTTCGCGCAGGGAACCGGTGAAAAGGTGGCTGCGGGAATCGACCAGCGTGACCGCGTCGCACAGCGAACGATTCTTGAGGCTGTGCAACTCGCAGCTTCCCACGCTTCCCAACACCCTGTAGCCCAAACGGATAGAACCCTCATAGTCGTTGCGAGTGCCGGCAATCAGCGCGCCGACAGTGGATTTGCCGGAACCGCTCACCCCGACGATGGCGGTGAAGCCGTTCGCGCGCGCGGTGAAACTGACACCATCCAAGGCTTTGTGGGCTTCCGAATTGTTACTATCATCGGAGTCGGCCACGTTCTTTGCGGTAGTGTCACTATTCAAGGCATTGTCATTCTTGGAGACAATATCTTGAATGGAGGCACTGCCATTATCGCCTGCCTCGCTATCGACGACAGAGGCAATCGGTTTATACGTATAATCGACGTTGCGGAAGGTGATCGAGCAATCCTCCACACCCTGCGGCAAAGCCGACTGCCCATCTCCGGAAACCGGAACGTCCAGCATCGCATAAATCCGTTTGATCGCCGCCACGCCGTTCATCGCGGTATCGGAGCAAGAAGCGAGCTTGCGCAACGGCACGAAGAAGCTGACCGAAAGCAGAATAGCCACCAAAGCCGCGGGCAGCTTCAGATGCCCAGTGGCTACCTGCCAGACAATGATGGCGATGCCACCGGCCGTCGCCCCGAAAGAAACCAGATCCAGAGCCAGGCGCGCGCGAAGTTCGAGATGAAGGACCTTCATGGAAGTCTTGCGAAATTCCTCTGACTTGCCATTCATGCGTTTGGCGGCAGCTTCGTCGGCATCGAAGGTCTTGAGCGTCTCCAAGCCCTGAACATTGTCGAGGAATGTGGCGCCCATATCGGTGTAGGAGTCCCAGTATTGATTGAACACTCGCGATGTCGCCACCGACACCCACCAGACGATGCCGACGATAATAGGAACGCAGACCAACAGCAGTGCCGCTGTCGGTGCGTTCAGTGGCAGAACCGCGACGAAAAGGGTCAGTGGCGCAAGAACTGCGAAAACGAGTTGCGGCAGATAGGCTTCGAAGAAACTTTGGATATGGTCGACACCCTCACCCAGCGATTGCACCACATCGGCGGTTTTAACATGCTCGGAATAAGTGGGTCCCAAATCAAGCATTTTGTTATACAAACGTTCTCGTAAAGCGATCTTGACGCGTTCCGAAGCTTCAGTACCGAAGAAATGAGAAGCGCGAATGGCCAGATATTTGATGATCGCCACCATGACCAGCGCAAAAAGGAAGGCCGAATAACCCTGCGGAACCGCCTGGAAATCATGTAAGAGCTTTTTTACTACCGCTGGCTTGAGGTTGTCGTTGGCGGACGTGAGCACAGGGAAAAGATTGCCGAGTAGCCCTACGGCGATGAACGCAAATCCGATATCGGCGAGCAGCGAAACCCAAAGGCTCAGCACTTTCGCTGCGACGAACGCGCCACTGCGCGGAACGAGGGTGAAGAGCCGACGATCGAACATAAAAGCACCTTTCCAGCGGCGATTCATGGCTCATACATCAAAGGAAATAAGATGGTGCATTCCACGAAAACGCCTATTACACAATACTGTAGGCTGAATACGATGCTATCTCGAAGCGAAATTCATTACAAAAGCACTAAATTTATAGGCTTGCAGCGTTAACGAAACTGGTGAAAATGATGGCAACACTCGTCGAGCGCCGTGTCGCGTCAATCAATAAAATCACCAATCCATTCTCTGTAAAGCATTTACGGTCGCGTCGTCTGCCGCACGATGAGCTTGGACTTGACCTTGAGCAGTTCGGGGCTCGTAATCTCCCCGTGAATTCTGCCGATGATCCTCTCCACGGCGGTGGGAGCTGTCCAATCCAGGCAAGAATCCATGGTTGTCAGCGGAGTCTGCAGGTAGGCGGATTCCTCGATGTTATCGAAACCGATAACCTGCACCTGGCCGGGAACCCTGATGCCGCTAGTCGCCAGCGCGAAAAGGGCGCCGAAAGCCAGCTGGTCATTCAGCGCAATCAGGCCATCAAACGGAACGCCAGTATCAATTAGCTGATGCGTGGCGCGAACTCCGGCGCTGATGGTCCAATCACCGGGAGTGACCCCGACAAGCGCCGGATCAAGTTGACGCCGATGCCGGCGACATTCCTCGACAATCCCCTTCATTCGCAACTGCGCGTTACCTTCTGCCGCATTGCGCAGCTTTTTCGCGTCCAACGCTTCGCGCGCACCGATAACCGCAATACGCGAACTCCCGTGATCGAGCATGTACGCGGTCGCACTTTCGGCGGCCTGTATATCGTCCGGGGTCACGTGGTCCGCACGCCGCCAAGTGGTGCGCGAACCGACCACAACGAGCGGATAGTCGACATCGAAATCTTCCGGAGAGATATCCTCAAACTCGCTCATGGAGAGAATCATCCCGTCCGAAACGGTGGGATTGAACGAATGCAACACGTCGCGTGCACCTTTTGCCGAACCCTCCGCGTAGGTGGTGACATAGACCGAATAGCCGTGTTTGCGGGCTTCATCGATCACGCGGTTGGCCAATCGCGCGAGATACGGCGGCGTCAGCGACGGCACAGCAAGAGTAATAAAACCGGTAAGCCCGCGATTCAGGTTGCGGGCGGCGATATTGACCCGGTAACCCATGTCCTCAATGACGGATTTAACCCTTTTCCTCGTAGCATCGGTCATACGACCCGTGCCATTGATGACGTTCGACGCCGTTTTCAGCGACACCCCGGCGACCTCGGCGACACTGCGCAACGTAACGTGCTTGTGATGCGCGCTGAAATCATGGTGCGTTCCGTTGTGCGACATTTCATATCCCCTTTGCCTCGTTTTTAATGTATCACATTCCCTGTCGTCTAGTTATCAGTATCCCATTGCGCTCAAGAATATAGGCATTCTCTGCGGGTTTGCGCACGACATCCTCGCCCTTTTTAAGCCACTGCGATTCGCTTTCGACATTTCGGGTATAGCCGCGATAGAGGAACAGGACATCGCCGTCGATATGCCCTACTTTGACCGATCCACGGCCACGGTTGAAGTAGAAATCGAAAACCTGCTTGTCGCTTTTCCGGCGGATATGGACCAGATCGCGATTTTCGCTCGAATTGTTATCAAAACCATCTTCCTTTTCGTAGATGATATGGTTTTGGTCGTGCATTTCGGTTTCGGCCTTGGCTTGGGCTTCGGAGATGGTATCGGCATTGATAGTATCCGATCCCAGATAGCCCTGAGAGAGCGCCGCTAACGCGTCACGATCCAAATCACAGCCGATATAGTATGCCTTCCCTTTGCCATATGCATTACATGTAATCGCTGGGACGCCTTCGAGCTCCCAATCCTTGGCCCCGCGTCCCTGATATCTGGCGAGCACGGCCGCCGAGTCGGCATGGGAACGAACCACGGTCTGCCATAGTTTCGAAATAGCTCCATTACTAAGAAGTAACGAATCCGGTTCACCCTCGATTGCACCGAGGATGTTGAATTCTTCGCCATTGATTCCGAGAACCTTGCGCAACAGACCATTTCCGGCACCCGGATAGCCTCCAAGCCCCACATGGAAATGCTCATCGACGAGGCCGGTAGCATAATCGACGATCGCCGTGCCACCTTGAGATACAAACCGTTCGAGACGCCGGACCTGCTCGTCGGAAAGCAGCAGGATACTTGGCAAAATTATGGTCTTATAATCACTGAAATCGGCACGTAACGGCACGACATCAGCACGATGCCCAGTGTCCAGAAAAGCGCTGTACCATGCCGAAACATCATTCCAGTGGCTGAGTTTTCTGCTTGGCAGCGTCTTGCAGTTCACCGCCCACTCGGATTCGGCGTCGAAAAGGATGGCCGTGTCCGATTCCTCGAGCTCGCTGCCCTGCAAGCCAGCAGCGGAAAGCATATCCAATACCTTGCCCAGCTCGCAGACTTCACGGAACACCTTGGTTTCTTCGCCTGCGTGCGGGACCATCGCGGAATGGAAGGTCTCGGAGCCAGCCTTCGACTGCCGCCATTGGAAGAAATTGATGGCGTCGGCCCCCATGGCCACATGCGCCAGAGCATCACGAACCAATTCGCCGTCACGCTTGCGTGCATTGACAGGTTTCCACTGCACCGCCGAAGTCGAATGTTCCATCAGATACCAAGGTTTACGCAGCGAAATTGAATCGACCAAGGCATCGCCGCACAGCAAGGAGTCAAGATGTTTCACGCCCGGCTCGAAATATTGATCATTGGAGACGAAATCCACCTCGTCGCTCCAATCGGCATAATCCATCACGCATTGATTGGTAGCCACCATGAAATTCGTGGTGAACGGTTTATCAGGGTAGATTTCGGCGATTGCATCGCGTTCGGCCCGATAGAAATCCTTCAGGGCCTCGGAGCCGAAACGTTCGAAATCCAACTGAAGTCCGGGATTGACCATCGTCTCGTCGCCGGGGTGCATCGGCAACTCAATTTCGTCGAACGAACGTACCTGCTGCGACCAGAACGCGGTGCCCCAGGCGTCGTTGACGGCCTCGATGGTGCCGTATTCCCTTTTGCACCACTTGCGGAAGGCGTGAAGCGAGTTTTGCGAGTAGTCATGCCGATTGTTCCAGCCGTATTCGTTGCCAACATGCCAAGAGACGACGTAGGGATTGTCTTTATAACGTTCGGCCATTTTGCGGCACAGTGCCAGCGCGTATTCCTGGAACACCGGGCTTGACGGGCTCCACGACTGCCTCGAGCCGGGATGGACGATTGTGCCATCGGATTCCACGGGAAGTACTTCGGGATGCAATTCATAGAGCCACATCGGAGCGGTCGCCGTGGCGGAGGCCATATCTATGGCGATGCCAGCCTTGCCGAGCTTGTCGACGATGCGGTCGAGCCAGTCGAAGTCCCAAGTATCCGGAGCGGGCTGAAGGCGCCCCCAACTGAAAATCCCTAAAGCCACGACATTGACACCTGCCTCTTTCATCAGGCGAATGTCGTCGTCCCAGACTTCTTCGGGCCATTGGTCGGGGTTGTAGTCGCCGCCATAGGCGATGCCGCGCCCATCAGACGTCAGCAGTTTCGGCCATCGGAATTGACGACGGGGCCCCCGGCCATCGCGGCTAAGAGTTGTCGTATTACGAACAGACATAGTAGTTGGTTCCTTATTGATGATTAGCCGGTTGGGATAAAGCGGTATTCCGGAGTTACTAGTTGCAGTTTGGTTTGGCCAGGCTGATTTGTTTTGGCCGGACCGGCTGGATTGTTCGGCTAGTTTGGCTACTTGACTTGCTTGACTGACTTTGCTTTTTGTTTGATTTGCTTCGTTAGGTTTGATTGGTTAGGTTTGTTTTACTTTGGTTCACTCAGCTATTTTCGTTGACAAAATTCACTCCTTTGTAATAGCGGAGAAGAACGTCGGCAATGCCACGATCTTCTCCACTCATGTATTTATGCTGCTACGTGCGTCACTTGACGGTTACGGAGTAGCCTTCCTGCTTGCCGTGGTCGGCGAGCTTCTGGGCATAATTCTCCATGGCCTTCTCCAGAGTGATGCTCTTGCTATACGCCTTGGAGATTTCGTCGCCATAAGCAGTCTGGGCAAACGGGTTGTACGGCAGATACTGGAACTTCTCAACCGGGCGCTGTGCGCCTTCCGCGAGAATCTTATTGACATTCTGACCGCCGAAGTAATCGTTGACCTTCTTGTTAGCAGCGGTGGTCGGATCGGTGAAGGAGCTGGAGTTCAGAATCTTCTTCAAGCTGCTGAACGTGCCGGAATCGGCCATCTGCTGAGCGCCAGCATCATGGGTCATGTAACGCACGAACTTATAGGCCGCAGCCTGCGACTTGCCGGCTTTCGGCACGGCGAGCGCCGAACCGCCATCTTCAGCGGATACCTGCTTGCCGGCTTCCCACTGAGGCAGCGAGCCTACGCGCCAGTTACCCTTCTGATCTGGAGCGCCGGAAATGAGGTTGACCGGCATCCAAGCGCCAATGGTCAGCGAGGCGAGGGTGCCGTCGTTCAGCTCACGGTTCCATTCGTCCGACCAGTTCGCGGTCTTGGTATCGATGAGGTCCTCGTCAATCAGCTTCTGACGGAAGTCGATATAGCGCTTCATGCCCTCATCCTTGGTCATATCGATGGTGATCTTCTCGCCGTCGACCTTCCAAGGCTTTGCGCCGGCCTGCCAAGCCTGCGCGGTGAACGGCTGGTAATCGCCTGAGCTGCCTGAACTGTTGGTGATGTAGGAGCCAGCGGCCTTGACCTTTTTGGCGGCCTCATAGTAATCATCCCAGGTCTTGATGGACTCGCCGTCGACCCCGGCTTTGTCGAAAACAGCTTTGTTATAGAAGAACATCTCAGGGCCAGCGTCGATTGGAAGCGCGTAGGGCTTGGCGTTATATTGCAGCTTGTTCCAAGGACCAGCGGTGAAATCATCGGCCAGCTTATCCGCGCCAAACTGGCTCAGATCCGAAAGGTCACCAGTGACCGCAAACTGCGTAACCGTCGGATCCTCAAGCATCACCACGTCCGGGATGCCTTTCTTGGCCGCGACGGCATTGGTCAACGCGGTGGAGGTTTTCTCGGCGGTTCCAGTGTTATTGAACTTCACGGTGACGCCCGGGTTTTCCTTTTCGAAGTTCGCGATGATCTTCTTCATCGAGTTTCCGGTGTCCCAGCCCCAGAAAACCAAATCGGCCTTGGAGTCAGAGCCCTTGTTCCCTTGGCTGCCCGAACCACATCCTGCCAGACCTACCATCGTCGCCGCAGCGGCTACAACCGCGACTACCTTCTTTACGTTACTCATTTCGGCTCCTTTGCTTGGTGCTGTCATTACATGAGCTTTACTTGGGTTATCTTTCGGTAGAATCGCCTTGATAAGGCGCTTCTCCTTGGATACCCAATTGTTTGGTACAACTGTGTATCAGCTTCAATTTCTATATTACACAGGAGCATCAGTTTGTCAATTCGAGTCGGTATGTCCATTTTATTGTAATACAGTAATTTCTAGCAAAACATATTCAAGAAGAGATTCTGAGCCCTGCCAGTGCTCTTGACAGAACTTTCAACAAAAAGTCGGACACCCCGTGGATTCCCACAGAGTGTCCGACTTGGTTTATTGGTTCGGCCTCAAGCGGCCAATCAAGGGTGATGCAGCATGACCATCATCGAAAAGACGGCAGTTTGAATACCACACGCTTTCGGCGGTATTCGGCGGCTCAACCGCCATCAAACGGCTGGCCAACTTCAGCAGCGGTTGTCGAGGCGATGATACATTTCGGAGATCTCGAGATCGCGCTCGAACTCGCGCGGGGTCGTGTTCTCATCGATGGTCGCCAGCTCGACACCGGCGATGCGGGCGAAGTCCTCCCAGCCCTCACGACCGAAGGAGGTGGTCATGCAGGTGTGATGCGAACCGCCGGCACGCAGCCAGCACTCGGCCGCGGTCTTGAGGCTCGGGCGTGGCTTCCAGAGGCCACGGGCGCACGGTAGCGCCTTCAAGGAACCTTCAGGCTCGACCACATCGACCACGTCCATCAGCAAGCGGAAACGCTCACGCATGTCGGCCATGGAGATGACCGTGGCGGCCTTGTGCGGGGCGACGGTGAAGACCAGACGCACCGGATCAGACTTGTTGCCGATGCCGAGCGGATGAATCTCGAGCTTCGGCTTGGCGATGGTGCCGACCGAGGGCGAGACCTCAAGCATGTGCGAGCCCATGTCCATCTCGTGGCCCGACACGAAGTTATAGGAGTAGTCCTCCATCAAGCTGGAGCCGCCCTCAAGGCCATAGCCCATCACGCTGGCGATACGCACGAGCACCGAGGTCTTCCAGTCGCCTTCGGCGGAGAAGCCATAGCCGTATTCGCTCGGGAGACGCTGGGCACCGACGCCCGGCAGCTGCGGCAGGGTGCCGAGGTCCTCGAAGTTGTCGACGGCGGCGGTGGCGCCGTTGTCCTTCATCATGTTGACCATCGCGGCCTCTTCCTTGGCGGCGATGAACAGCTCTTCATAGCGGGAATCCAAGAGCTCCGGGGCCACGTCGTACTTGGCCTTGTAGTCCTCGATGATGTCTTTGACCTGATCGTCCTTGACCTTCTCGTAGTAGCCGACCAGCTCGTTGACGGCCCAGGTGTTGACCTGCGTGCCGAAGACACGCTCGGCCTCGGTCTTGTCGCCTTCGGTGACGGCGACGTTGCGCATGTTGTCGCCCCAGCGCATCACGCGCATGTTCTGCGACTCGTTCCAACCGGCGCAGGCGCGGACCCAAGTGGCGATTCTCTCGGCGACTTCGGAATCGGTATAGTGGCCGACGACGATCTTGCGCGGGATGCCGAGGCGGGTGACGATATAGCCGAACTCACGGTCGCCGTGGGCGGACTGGTTCAGGTTCATGAAGTCCATGTCGATGGTGTCCCACGGAATCTCCTTGTGGAACTGCGTGTTGAGCTGCAGCAGCGGCTTGGTGAGCACCTCAAGGCCACGAATCCACATCTTGGCCGGCGAGAACGTGTGCATCCATGCGATGACGCCGATGCAGCTGGGGTCGGCGCTGGCTTCGGTCATGAATTGCTTCACACCGTCGGAGGACTTCAGCGTGGGCTTCAGCACCAGCTTGACCGGAATCTTGCCGGTCGCGTTGAGCGCGTCGACGATCTTCGTGGACTGCTCGGCGACCTGACGCAGCGCTTCCTCGCCGTAGAGGTCCTGTGAGCCGACGCCGAACCAGACGGTCTTGCCTTCAAATGGATTTTCGAATGTCATCATTACTTCCTTTTGTTGTGCTTCATTGTTGGGTTAACATTTTTGATTGGTAAGCCTTGACCTGGCTAAGCTTCGGTTCAGCTTTCCAAGTCAATGGTCTTGATGGCGGCCTTCTCAATCGGCAGCGCCTTGGTAAAGCGGGCGAAGAAGTCCTCGAAACCGGCGACATCCTTCGGATCGGGCTCTTCGGTGGTCGATTGGGCATCGGCGAAGACACGCTTGTCGAGGTACTTATCAAGCGGGGTATCTTTGTGCCAGAGGTAATCGGCGAGCACCGCCATACCCCAGGCGCCGCCTTCCGCCGCCGTCGACATGACCTTGATCGGGGTGTCGAACGCAGCGGCAAGAATCTTCTGCGCCACCTTCGGGGTGGTGAAAATGCCGCCGTGACCGACCATCGAGTCGACCTTGACATGCTCGTCCTTGGTCATGATGTCCATGCCGATCTTGACCGGCGAGAACGCGCCGAAAAGTTGGGCACGCATGAAGTTCGCGAGGTTCATGTGACTTTCCGGGCCACGGGCGAAGACCGGACGGCCTTCCTCAAGCCCTGCCAGGAACTCTCCGGAGTAGAAGCAGTAGTTGATGAGCCCGCCTGCGTTGTCATCGGCGTCAGGCCCGATGGCCGTGCGGAACAGCGTGCCATAGAGCGTGCCGGCGTCGAGCGGGGTGCCGATGGCCTTGGCGAATTCGCTGAAGACCTTCATCCAAGCATTCAAATCGGAGGTGAAATTGTTGGCGTGGCTCATGCCGCAGGGGTCGCCCGCCGGGGTCGAGACCAGATCGACTTCGGGGTGCAGACGCTCGAGCGGATGATCGAGCACGACGGAGGCAAAAATCGAGGTTCCAGCCGAGACGTTGCCGGTGCCCACGCGCACAGAATTCGTAGCGACCATACCGGTGCCGGAATCGCCTTCCGGAGGGGCCAGCGGCGTACCGGGTTGCAAGATGCCGCTCGGATCGAGCAGTTTCGCACCCTCGGCTGTCAGTGTTCCCGCATCACTTCCGGCCACCAGCGGGGTGGGCAGCAAATCCTCGATCTTCCAAGGCTGGGCCGCGACTTCCGGAAGCGCCGAGAATTGCGCCAGCATGTGCTGGTTCCAACTGCGGGTTTCCGGATCGATCGGGAACATGCCCGATGCATCGTCGATGCCGAGCACCTTCTTGCCGGTGAGCTTCCAGTGGACATAACCGGCGAGCGTGGTGAAGAACGCGACGTTTGCTACGTGATCTTCCTTATTGAGAACGCACTGATAAAGATGCGCGATTGACCAGCGTTCGGGAATGTTGTACTGGAAAAGTTCGGAAAGCTTTTCGTGTGCATCATGCGTGTTGGAATTGCGCCACGTGCGGAACGGGACGAGCAACTTGCCGTCTTTATCGAAAGCGAGATAGCCGTGCATCATCGCTGAGAAGCCCATCGTGCCGATCTTCGTCAGCTTCTCGCCGTAAGCGTTTTCGACATCATAGGCGAGCGACGCATACGCCGCCTGCAGGCCGGACCACACCTCGTCAAGAGAGTAGGTCCACAGCCCGTTTTCGAGGTGATTTTCCCATCCATGATCGCCGGCGGCAATCGTGGTATACGTGTCATCAATAAGCACGGCCTTGATGCGGGTGGATCCAAATTCGATACCGAGCGAGGTCTTGCCTGCGCGTATCTTCTCCGCTATCGCCGCCACCTGCTCCGTGGTGTCTTTTGCAACTGCCATCGTGATCTAGCTCCTTTACTATCGTCCGGACTGCTGTCTTCGCGCGGAACCGCCTTTGCCTTCGATAAAGCCCATAACCCTATCTGCCGCAACGAGCCATATTCCTCGCTTCTGTAAGCCTCGCATTACCGTCGTTGGTTATATTTTCTACAGTAATGTGAACGCTCACATTTTGCTAAGCATTATTTTACACGTAGCCGTTGCCAACAGGACATCTTCCATAAATCGGACTCATTACGATTGCACGATAAGCCAAGTCAACCCTTAAAACCTTATTCGACCATCCACCGATCATGTGGATAAATCAGACGCGACACGCCCGAGATGTGGATAAGCCATAGCATCCGACCACAATGGTCGTTTTTGGCTCGGTTTACGTCTCAAATTCCCTAAGCTACGAAGAACACGAGGAAAGCGATACACAATATCGATTTATCTAGTGCAGAGTTGAGTTTTAAGTCTAGATTGGGGTTTACTATATGGTTCAAAGGAAGTTACTTGTCAAACAAATAAAGAAGGAAGCCAAAGCAAAAGGGGCTGAGTTTTATCACAGACGACAAGGAGGAAACCACGAAATCTACTATCTGAATAATCGAATGATTCCCATTCCCCGACATAAAGAAATAGCGAAGCATCAAGCGGAAACGATTATGAAAGAAGTCGCAATCGCTCTAGAAAGGAAAGATAAGCAATGAGGCCCAAAAAACTCAAAGCAGGCTACGATGCACACGGCAACAAAACAGTTCACCAGGATAGTTATTCGGTCACTGTCGAACCAGATGAAAAATACTGGTTTCTTACCATTCCCGGTGTCGGGGTGACACAGGCACGGACTTTGAGCGAAGTGGACACCATGGCCCGCGACCTCATCGAAATCATGACAGGAGACCGCAATTTCGCCATCAAGCAGGAAATGAAGTTTCCCGAAGAGGTGGAAGAACATCTCGAGGCCATGAAGCACTACCGCGAGCAGTCCAAGAAGGCG
This window encodes:
- a CDS encoding ATP-binding cassette domain-containing protein, whose translation is MFDRRLFTLVPRSGAFVAAKVLSLWVSLLADIGFAFIAVGLLGNLFPVLTSANDNLKPAVVKKLLHDFQAVPQGYSAFLFALVMVAIIKYLAIRASHFFGTEASERVKIALRERLYNKMLDLGPTYSEHVKTADVVQSLGEGVDHIQSFFEAYLPQLVFAVLAPLTLFVAVLPLNAPTAALLLVCVPIIVGIVWWVSVATSRVFNQYWDSYTDMGATFLDNVQGLETLKTFDADEAAAKRMNGKSEEFRKTSMKVLHLELRARLALDLVSFGATAGGIAIIVWQVATGHLKLPAALVAILLSVSFFVPLRKLASCSDTAMNGVAAIKRIYAMLDVPVSGDGQSALPQGVEDCSITFRNVDYTYKPIASVVDSEAGDNGSASIQDIVSKNDNALNSDTTAKNVADSDDSNNSEAHKALDGVSFTARANGFTAIVGVSGSGKSTVGALIAGTRNDYEGSIRLGYRVLGSVGSCELHSLKNRSLCDAVTLVDSRSHLFTGSLRENLLMAKPDATANEMWLALEGAHIDDFVYSQPQRLDMRIEQDASNLSGGQRQRLAIARALLRESPIYVFDEATSSVDAESEALIDVAIRDLARTRTVIVITHRLTQARDANNIVVLDGGRVVESGTHDELMSSRGRYATMFETQASIEHVSHRNSWGSAYAKPQPANPKVRRPFDFALLDYQSHDDFDDFGNRSSQTRDPESSETQVQQGHQTRHRLAATAGKSVKTEAARTHTATLKAAVGSAKRAASAVTQTSTRKSGVASSGLYNSALAAAGSRHSNGTRSYEPAKRHDESEAILDVANRPHGENKQMGTFHLTLRLLGCVGRLTPFVVGASVCGTIERLAETFMPVFGVLALMAVFGHPVWDVNVAFALIAAAVCAIAKSLMHYAEEYMNHEMSFRVVSLFRSKAFEALRRLAPAKLARRGKGDLTTLVTSDVELLETFFAHAISPVIIALTTSVVIAIALFTLDPWFALLLIVAHLFVGVALPRLYAGNVRGIGARIRNDSAKLGDRLVDDMHGMDEIIRFNQGRRRLTDIIAEDKNLWLFESRLSRKDGVFGGLGAVSVIVATFIAVRVMFGIVTADPVSMAMCVVAVMIIFSSFGPTLALSDLPGNLNQPLAAARRMFALFDEVPAVEETGKDKPKFETVSLKDVTFGYPLSSAGSTSIPASALVLKDFNFTTLHSGILGVQGPSGHGKSTILKLMMRYWDPQEGSVDFSGEPLPNVEAHYRRRVETMMDQDTYLFDGTIRDNLLVADPRATDSEMYQALQRASIDTVIEALPDGLNTQVGELGSRLSEGERQRISLARIFLTGASLVLFDEPTSRVDALNESVILHSINTLANERPVSIVLVSHRASTMQIADRVITL
- a CDS encoding LacI family DNA-binding transcriptional regulator, with amino-acid sequence MSHNGTHHDFSAHHKHVTLRSVAEVAGVSLKTASNVINGTGRMTDATRKRVKSVIEDMGYRVNIAARNLNRGLTGFITLAVPSLTPPYLARLANRVIDEARKHGYSVYVTTYAEGSAKGARDVLHSFNPTVSDGMILSMSEFEDISPEDFDVDYPLVVVGSRTTWRRADHVTPDDIQAAESATAYMLDHGSSRIAVIGAREALDAKKLRNAAEGNAQLRMKGIVEECRRHRRQLDPALVGVTPGDWTISAGVRATHQLIDTGVPFDGLIALNDQLAFGALFALATSGIRVPGQVQVIGFDNIEESAYLQTPLTTMDSCLDWTAPTAVERIIGRIHGEITSPELLKVKSKLIVRQTTRP